A window of Candidatus Nitrospira allomarina genomic DNA:
CCCGAATGGGGAAGATCGGGCGACAAGTTATTCACGAACGATTTTCCATGGAACACATGCTGACTCAAACGGAGTTGGTGTATCGGCAATTGATGCAATCATACGCCCCCGTTGGTGTGTAGAGGTCTTGAACGGGCGGGGAGAGCGTCGGCGACGTAGCCGGCTTGAGCTACAAAGGATTCGAGGACATGGTTTGTTTGACAGGGGATGTCCACCAACGCTCGTATCGGGGAACCGATACGCCATTTTCCTCTCAAACAGAAGTCGCCTTAGCCGCGAAATATTGTGATATTGCCGGGAAGTACGGAGTGAAAGTTTCGCTGTTTTTTACGGGGAAAGCCTGTGAGGAAGAACCGGACACGGTGAAAATCCTTTCGGGTCTGCGGCATTGTGAAATTGGTGGTCATACCTTTGCGGCTTTTCGAGATCCGTTATCTCGACTATTCAAGAAAGTGTATGGAACGCCATGGGGAACCACTGCGCACCAACTTCGCGATATTCAGCGGACCATTGGTAGCATTCAACAGGTGACGGGCCATCGAATTCAGACCTGGCGAAATCATAGTTATATACGAACCGCTGATACGGATCGCTTATTAGAATCCTGTGGAATCCATGTGGTGTCCGATGAGGTCTCCGATTTGAAAATCTCTCCCGAATGGGTGCGTCCCGGTTATCGTTCGGTTCCGATGAATGTTCTTCCGGATCACGAACATGTCTTACATGGAAAATATCAACATGGGAAAACCAAACCGGAGCGTCTTGCCCACCGAATGCCTATCACGGAATGGGCCGACCGGGTGAAGGCGAGTATACGGAGGATATGCGAGCAAGGAGGAACCGCCACAGTCCTTGCCCATCCGATGTGCATGGACGTGGCCGATGGCATGGTGGTGTTTGAGGACCTCTGTCAATATTTCCAACCGTATGGGACGGTTTGGCTCTCAGAAGTCCAGTGAAGGACATGTGAATGGAAACTGAGACATGCCGGTTGAGGACCGGTGGAGTGAAATGCCTGATGCGCAGGGATCGACCAATTGACGATGATACAAGGCCCGAAACTCCATGCGGGCATAGACGGTTCTTTTTACCCCTGGTGGTTAGTGATAACGGATCATTTATCTTATGAAAAACCAGAATAGTCCGGCCCAAAAGAATGTCACGTCGGTCACGCGGGAAACGGTCTCTTGTGCCGTGGTGGCATTCAACGAAGAGAAAAACCTTCAGCCGTGTTTGGAAAGTGCAAGGTGGATGGATGAAATCGTCGTGGTGGATTCATTCAGTACGGATCGCACCATGGAGATTGCCAGAACGTTTACGGACAAGATTTTTCAACGCCCCTGGCGAGGGTTTGGGGATCAGAAAAATTATGCGATGGATCAAGCGACCACGGATTGGGTGTTTATTTTGGATTCCGACGAGCGAATTCCTGCCGAACTTCAGGCTGAGATAGAAGCCGTGCTGTCTGCCGGTTCGAAGGATGGGCCTGTGGCCTATTATGTCCCCCGTCATAATTATTATTTTGGCTCTTTGGTGTTGAACGCCGGGTGTTATCCCGATTATCAATTGCGTCTGTTCCGCCGGGGAATCGGTCATTTGGATGATGCCGAGCCCCACAATAAATTCATCTTTTCAGGAGAATCTGCGTTTCTCTCGTGTCCATTGGTGCATCTCACCAGGCCCACGCTTCACAATTATTTTGAAAAATTTCCGAACTTTACGACCTTGGCTGCCCAAGACCGGGCCAGAACCAAACGCCATGTGCGTGGCACAGACCTCCTGTTTCGTCCGATCTTTACGTTTTCGAAATACTATTTCGCCCGAAAGGCTTATCGTGATGGCATGGCGGGGTTTTTAGTCAGCGCTCTATCCAGTATGTATACCTTTGTGAAATATGCCAAGCTCTGGCATATGAGACAACTCGAAGCCCAGGGATATTCTCAGTAATTAAAATCGCGAGGGGTGACCCGCCCTCCAGAATGACAGTCCATGACGATAAGACATTGTCCGATGACTCACAACAGTTCAAACATCTGATGCGCGTCGGGTTTGATGCCGGCCCCATGCGTTCCGCCTATAGCGGGATTGGACAGTATGTCCGGTGTCTCTTTCCTGCCATGTTTTCCTTTTCCCAGGATATTGAATGGGAGGCCTATGCTTCATTGGGTGGTTCTTCCCAACCCCTTCCGCTTCAATTCCCGTCGCATGTCTCCGTGAAATGCTCCAAGTCCTCGTGGGGATTTGGCCGAATGGAGAACGATCAACCCCCGCTCGATATCTTTCATGGGACCAACTTCAAGGCTCCAGATTATGGCCAACGTCACACCATACTCACGATTCATGATGTCTGGCTGGCACGTCATCCGGAATATTCGAAGAAACTCCTTGGCCAAGCGCTTTCCTCCTGGAAGTTAGGTTTGCGCGCCAGGCAGGTCTCTCGCGTGGTGGCGGTCTCCAAATTTTCTTCCCGGGAAATTCAAGAGGTGCTTCATCTCCCGTCCGACCGTATTACGGTGATCCACCACGGGCCGTCTCCCGCCATGTTTCCTGATCGGGATGATCAGAAGTTTCAGGAGGTCCGGACTCGATTGCACATTCCTGCCCGTCCCTTTGTGCTATTTGTGGGAGGAGCTGAGCCCCGGAAAAATCATACCGCAGTGTTTAAGGCATTTGCCCGATCACCACGACTTGCCTCATCCTTCTCTCTTGTGGCCATCGGTGAGGTAGAATCACGGGGCGCCAACCTGATGGTGACGGCCAGGGATTTGGGGATCGGTGATTACGTATGTTGCCCTGGTTATGTGTCCAGCGAAGATTTACGGCTGCTGTATTCCCATGCGGAGGTTTTTGTGTTTCCGTCCTTGTATGAGGGGTTCGGCATTCCACTTCTTGATGCCATGGCGTGTGGTGCCCCGATTATTACCGGGACGGGGAGTGCTCTGCCGGAAGTGGCAGGGGATGCTGCTCTCTATGTCGATCCTCAGGATCCGGAACAATTGGGGATGGAAATAGAACGGCTGGTGAGTGATCGCGAATTACAAACGCAATTACGCAACAAGGGGTTCGAGCGGGTCAAGCACTTTACGTGGGAGCGGGCGGCACAGGAAACGCTGAATCTCTATAGGAACGTGCATGGCTAACCAAAGGTGCTTGATGAAAATGGCAATGGCTGGGATAACGTCCTGGCCGACGTGGATGGTATTGCTAGCGGCAAGTGTCACGGTTGGGCTTCCTCGCGTTCCGTATTATCAGCAGGGACTCCCGTATATCTACGACCTCGGGGGAATGGCCTTGGTGATTTGGTTTATTGGGCTCGGGTTTCTCATTCTTGGACTCTATTTCGTCGTTATGGGAATTGTGAGTGCCGGTTGGTTCCTGAGCAGGAGGCTCTCTGCCGTACTCTTTGGAGGCATGTCGTTGATTCTTGCCGGCGGCTGTCACTGGTTCTATCTGCTGTTGTTGGAGATGTCAGTCAGAGTGACATGAGACCGGGATTTCCTCAAATGCCCTCGAACAAGCCTTCACTCCTCGGGGATACACGGCAAGGACAGGTCCGGCTGTGTTGGAGGAACCTTGGGGAGGCGCTCTTTTTTTGTTTAACAATGACGCTCCTGGCAAAATGGTCGACCAATTTGCCGGCGTGGGGGGACGTCATTGCCTCAGAAAACGGGCCGGTTGAGATGATGAGTGCGGGCATATGGTTTGTTGCCATGGTGTGGTGCCTGACTGCGGGCCTCAGTCATTCCCACCATCGCATTGAGTGGTTGGGACTCACGGCTCTCTGCCTTCTCTTTGGGCTGCGGGAGTTAGATGCGCATGTCTGGGCGACCGGATGGAACTTTGATAAGTTGGCAAATTATTGGAACTCGAGCTTTCCGCTTTGGGAACGACTGTTGGTAATTGGGGGTATGATTATTCCCGTCATGGCTATTGGAATAGTTCTCTGTTTTCGAATCTGGTCACGACTGGCGGCAGCCTGGAAAAGTCGTGCTCCCTGGATTGGCCAATTGACCCTGGGAGGCTTGCTGCTGAGTTTCTGTGTGGTGGTGGATAAAGTGCATGGGTATTATCTTCCCATTCTTGGGTTGGAAGATGCACAGCTATTCTTCATGGGGCTGGAAGAATTTGGAGAATATGTGCTGGGAATCTATACCGTGTCGGTCTTATGGCCTTACTGGCAAGCCACCCTTCCGTTCCATCAGACGGATTCATGAAAAGAAGCCCCTTCGGAGTGTAACCCGAACCGTTCCCCTGTAGAATTATTCTTTCAGGATCATCTCGAAGTCACGATTCACGTGAAGCGTCTTTTACTTATTAAACTTCGGTATATCGGGGATGTCGTGTTATCCACCCCTCTTCTTCCCGTTCTGCACAAGCGATTTCCCGGTGCATCACTCACCTTTCTGGTAAATCCTGGAACGGAGAGTGTGTTATTCGGGAATCCCTATCTGGAGACAATCATGGTGTTACCTCGTGAAGGATGGGGCCAACAATTTGAGTGTTACCAATCGCTGCGTCAGGCCCGATTCGATGGGGTCGTGGATTTAACGGACGGGGATCGCTCCGCCTTTCTGACCTATTGGACGGGTGCCGGTGTCAGGCTGGGCTTTAATCGGGAGAATCGGTGGCGTGGAAAGCTGTATACGCATGTGTTGCCATCAGCCTATGGTTCCATGCACATGGTGGATTATCATGCCCAGGCCTTGTCAGCCTTAGGGATCAGTGATCCCGTGGGCAATCCGGAATGGTATCTGCGACCTGAAGACCATGAGCAAGGGGATCACCTGTTGGCCTCGCTCAAGATCGGGCAGGCCCCATTGGTGCTTCTTCATCCTCCAGCGCGATATGCCAAAAAAGCCTGGCCTCTTGAGCGATTTGCCGCCCTGGCCGATTGGCTGGCCGATCAGGGAGCGGTCGTGGCCTTAATCGGACACCAGTCAGAGATGCTGATAGGACAACAGATTGTCAATCTGAGCAGGTCCAAACCGCGTAATGTGATGGGGCAGACCGGTTTGCGTCAACTGGCGGCAATAATGAAGCGAAGCGCCTTATTTATCGGGAACGATGGGGGCCCGATGCATATGGCGGCAGCCGTCGGTTGTCCTGTTCTGGGGTTATTCGGTCCCTCTGATCCTCATGTGTGGGGTCCGAGGGGAGGAAATGTTTCCGTGATTTATAAAGGCCTGGACTGCGAAAAATGCTTTCATGACGCGTGTTCCCGGGGGGAAGAAGGGTGTATGCGGCAAATATCAGTTGAGGAAGTCTGCCGGATTGCAGGCCTGTACCTGGAATGAGTGTTCGTGATCACCCAGGAACTCAATACATTTGTGACGGGAGGTGGTGAATTCAATTATGTTGCCTTTTCATCGGTATATGAGTGACAGAGCCTAACCTGAAGACAATGAGGGAGTGTTCAAAAAGGACTGT
This region includes:
- a CDS encoding glycosyltransferase family 4 protein — translated: MTVHDDKTLSDDSQQFKHLMRVGFDAGPMRSAYSGIGQYVRCLFPAMFSFSQDIEWEAYASLGGSSQPLPLQFPSHVSVKCSKSSWGFGRMENDQPPLDIFHGTNFKAPDYGQRHTILTIHDVWLARHPEYSKKLLGQALSSWKLGLRARQVSRVVAVSKFSSREIQEVLHLPSDRITVIHHGPSPAMFPDRDDQKFQEVRTRLHIPARPFVLFVGGAEPRKNHTAVFKAFARSPRLASSFSLVAIGEVESRGANLMVTARDLGIGDYVCCPGYVSSEDLRLLYSHAEVFVFPSLYEGFGIPLLDAMACGAPIITGTGSALPEVAGDAALYVDPQDPEQLGMEIERLVSDRELQTQLRNKGFERVKHFTWERAAQETLNLYRNVHG
- the waaF gene encoding lipopolysaccharide heptosyltransferase II, whose translation is MKRLLLIKLRYIGDVVLSTPLLPVLHKRFPGASLTFLVNPGTESVLFGNPYLETIMVLPREGWGQQFECYQSLRQARFDGVVDLTDGDRSAFLTYWTGAGVRLGFNRENRWRGKLYTHVLPSAYGSMHMVDYHAQALSALGISDPVGNPEWYLRPEDHEQGDHLLASLKIGQAPLVLLHPPARYAKKAWPLERFAALADWLADQGAVVALIGHQSEMLIGQQIVNLSRSKPRNVMGQTGLRQLAAIMKRSALFIGNDGGPMHMAAAVGCPVLGLFGPSDPHVWGPRGGNVSVIYKGLDCEKCFHDACSRGEEGCMRQISVEEVCRIAGLYLE
- a CDS encoding polysaccharide deacetylase family protein is translated as MVCLTGDVHQRSYRGTDTPFSSQTEVALAAKYCDIAGKYGVKVSLFFTGKACEEEPDTVKILSGLRHCEIGGHTFAAFRDPLSRLFKKVYGTPWGTTAHQLRDIQRTIGSIQQVTGHRIQTWRNHSYIRTADTDRLLESCGIHVVSDEVSDLKISPEWVRPGYRSVPMNVLPDHEHVLHGKYQHGKTKPERLAHRMPITEWADRVKASIRRICEQGGTATVLAHPMCMDVADGMVVFEDLCQYFQPYGTVWLSEVQ
- a CDS encoding glycosyltransferase family 2 protein, which produces MKNQNSPAQKNVTSVTRETVSCAVVAFNEEKNLQPCLESARWMDEIVVVDSFSTDRTMEIARTFTDKIFQRPWRGFGDQKNYAMDQATTDWVFILDSDERIPAELQAEIEAVLSAGSKDGPVAYYVPRHNYYFGSLVLNAGCYPDYQLRLFRRGIGHLDDAEPHNKFIFSGESAFLSCPLVHLTRPTLHNYFEKFPNFTTLAAQDRARTKRHVRGTDLLFRPIFTFSKYYFARKAYRDGMAGFLVSALSSMYTFVKYAKLWHMRQLEAQGYSQ